A window of Komagataella phaffii GS115 chromosome 1, complete sequence contains these coding sequences:
- a CDS encoding Subunit of the anaphase-promoting complex/cyclosome (APC/C): protein MSHNHSQHNSSMMTISPSMSHKRAVLTPNNSSKVTGRPMGNNGGSVSNKAFSTPKFDPNNGFNPEIDEGVSFLGTSGGVAGAPGVSTTKKPLSLADKLRLWRHDALMQHHYNTAQYIGDKVLSITNDPNDAFWLAQVHYQQGSFLTARNLLRGDQFEDSLSCKYLCGLCLIALEEWDEALDVVGEFNPYKMDEDVTDAVDFEDVDIDNYTDGGIKLEASMCYLRGKIYMNMNNFDRAKDCFREAVLADFKCYEAFDELITNNYLSPQDEWELLEQINFDQADELVKLLYSTRLNKLAHSSKFLENEQKLQDEYNLKGNNDLNLAKAELLFLQCKFDTCLTVCETILKDNQFSFNTLPLYLSCLYELDAKNKLFLVSHQLAEYHPNHYITWLSIGIYYISIKKINESRIFFSKSTMLAPNFAPAWIGFAHTFAIEGEHEQAISAYSTAVRLFPGSYLPYLFLGMQYLQMNNLTLAYEYLSNSMLICDRDPLLLNELGIIYYHRGELSKAEHMFNRSLEQAHNLKIDSKLYYSIYSNLAHVNRKLGNFQTALEYFENVRKIDSKDSNIYASMGLIYLKMNKIDQAIQTLHIALSISPNDTISSELLNKALSLNMTIGYENLLNQDVDALVRRLHEGSDEEDEGFADD from the coding sequence ATGTCTCACAACCATTCCCAACACAATAGCTCTATGATGACAATATCGCCATCCATGAGCCACAAAAGAGCAGTTTTGACACCCAATAACTCTTCAAAGGTAACTGGTCGACCAATGGGCAATAACGGTGGAAGTGTTTCTAACAAGGCCTTCTCAACACCTAAGTTTGATCCAAACAACGGATTTAACCCAGAAATTGACGAAGGTGTCTCCTTCTTAGGCACTAGTGGCGGCGTGGCCGGTGCTCCAGGAGTTTCTACAACCAAAAAACCGCTCAGCTTGGCTGATAAACTAAGACTGTGGAGGCATGATGCTTTAATGCAACATCATTATAACACTGCTCAGTATATTGGGGACAAAGTATTGTCCATAACGAATGACCCAAATGATGCATTCTGGTTAGCACAGGTCCACTATCAACAAGGAAGTTTTCTTACGGCAAGAAACCTGTTGAGAGGAGATCAGTTTGAAGACAGTTTATCATGCAAATATCTTTGTGGATTATGTCTAATAGCACTGGAGGAATGGGATGAAGCACTAGATGTTGTCGGAGAGTTTAACCCCTACAAGATGGACGAGGATGTTACAGATGCAGtagattttgaagatgtgGACATTGATAACTATACCGATGGAGGAATTAAACTCGAGGCTTCTATGTGCTATTTGCGGGGCAAAATCTATATGAATATGAATAACTTTGATAGAGCTAAGGATTGTTTCAGGGAAGCTGTTTTGGCAGATTTCAAATGCTACGAAGCATTTGATGAGCTAATTACTAATAATTATTTAAGCCCCCAGGATGAATGGGAGTTGTTGGAGCAAATTAACTTTGATCAGGCTGATGAGTTAGTGAAGTTGCTATATTCAACTAGATTGAACAAACTGGCTCAttcttccaaattcttAGAAAATGAACAAAAACTGCAGGATGAATACAATTTGAAAGGAAATAATGATTTGAATTTAGCAAAGGCTGAACTACTGTTCTTGCAGTGCAAGTTCGATACATGTTTAACAGTATGCGAGACGATTTTGAAGGACAACCAATTCAGCTTCAACACTCTACCACTATATTTAAGTTGTCTTTATGAATTGGACGCAAAAAACAAACTGTTTTTGGTATCCCATCAATTAGCAGAATATCACCCTAATCACTACATCACTTGGCTAAGCATCGGAATATACTATATttccatcaaaaaaattaacGAATCAAGAATATTCTTTAGCAAATCTACCATGTTGGCGCCTAATTTTGCTCCAGCTTGGATAGGGTTTGCTCATACGTTTGCCATTGAAGGCGAACATGAACAAGCTATTAGTGCTTATTCCACAGCCGTCCGACTTTTCCCAGGATCCTACCTTCCATACTTGTTCTTGGGAATGCAGTACCTACAAATGAATAACTTAACTCTTGCATATGAATATCTCAGTAATTCCATGCTGATATGTGATAGGGATCCATTGTTGCTCAATGAGCTTGGAATCATTTACTACCACCGAGGAGAGCTTTCTAAAGCTGAACACATGTTTAATCGCTCGTTAGAGCAAGCACATAACCTGAAAATTGATTCCAAACTGTATTACTCAATCTACTCAAACTTAGCACATGTGAACCGTAAGCTGGGCAACTTTCAAACGGCACTTGAGTATTTTGAGAACGTTCGAAAGATCGATAGTAAAGACTCCAACATCTATGCGTCGATGGGACTAATTTATCTCAAGATGAACAAGATAGATCAAGCGATACAGACCTTACACATAGCATTGTCTATATCTCCAAATGATACCATTTCTTCAGAACTACTCAACAAAGCGTTAAGTCTGAACATGACTATAGGATATGAAAACCTGTTAAACCAAGATGTAGACGCTTTGGTTCGAAGATTGCATGAAGGGagtgatgaagaagacgaaggATTTGCAGATGATTAA
- a CDS encoding Pantothenate synthase, also known as pantoate-beta-alanine ligase, whose amino-acid sequence MTNFQLFRTIQEVRDWRLNQIINGHSVGFVPTMGALHEGHLTLVRESLNENDKTVVSIFVNPSQFAPTEDLESYPRTLEADLEQLAGLDGSESIVVFVPTVREMYPSGIPLDVSLQKGAFVTVLGVSEQLEGKFRPQFFRGVATVVCKLFNIVYPNNAYFGSKDIQQTIVVRRMVKDLLIPTNIRVILTCREKSGLAMSSRNQYLSSETKMKASEIYRSLLAAKEVYDTEDCTAEDLESAVLETLKEYTNGVKASWNLEYVSVNEYETLDELKSSEKVDKTKPTIISLAVHVPRATTGTARLIDNIVLGAKSL is encoded by the coding sequence ATGACTAATTTCCAGCTATTCCGTACGATACAAGAAGTGCGTGATTGGAGATTGAATCAGATCATTAATGGACATAGTGTTGGTTTTGTTCCAACTATGGGTGCACTTCACGAAGGTCATTTGACACTGGTTCGAGAGTCGTTGAACGAGAATGACAAAACAGTTGTGTCTATCTTTGTTAATCCGTCCCAGTTTGCACCGACGGAAGATCTAGAATCCTACCCACGCACTTTGGAGGCCGACTTGGAACAACTAGCGGGTTTAGATGGCAGTGAAAGTATCGTTGTGTTTGTTCCAACGGTGCGAGAAATGTACCCATCCGGCATTCCGTTAGACGtatctcttcaaaagggGGCATTTGTGACAGTGCTAGGAGTCAGTGAACAATTAGAAGGCAAATTCCGACCTCAGTTTTTCCGCGGTGTGGCAACTGTCGTTTGCAAACTCTTCAACATCGTGTATCCCAACAATGCATACTTTGGTTCTAAGGATATCCAGCAAACAATTGTAGTTAGGAGGATGGTAAAGGATCTATTGATTCCAACAAATATCCGTGTAATTTTGACTTGTAGGGAGAAATCAGGATTGGCAATGAGCTCCAGAAACCAATACTTATCATCGGAAACTAAAATGAAAGCTTCTGAAATTTATCGATCACTTTTGGCAGCAAAGGAAGTTTATGACACAGAAGATTGTACTGCAGAGGATCTGGAATCAGCTGTTCTTGAAACATTGAAGGAGTACACAAATGGAGTTAAAGCATCATGGAACCTGGAATATGTCAGCGTCAATGAATACGAGACTTTAGACGAGCTCAAGTCCTCAGAGAAGGTAGACAAGACAAAACCAACTATCATAAGCCTTGCAGTTCATGTACCTAGAGCAACCACCGGCACAGCCAGACTGATTGACAACATTGTTCTAGGTGCCAAAAGTTTGTAG
- a CDS encoding WD40 repeat-containing subunit of the Set3C histone deacetylase complex has product MTLTSQEVNYLIWRYFQEVGLELSAYALDDETKIHELDELYKNKIPIGSLVNFIQKGILYTMKEGEVLESKSSLHEFAKELNLLSSIKHTNTEIVPPSTNTTDNNSCFTRVLKSLFTYPSSMHSSFNPSSEKVLAWGERKSKSVICVINDQSQIKIDVEHYVIENEKGNDITLVSWSRLGDSLLTCCENGEIRMWEADGKIKMVLHNHASPIVHVSWSPDSRSFLTLDSDNVVIIWDSFTGKARQVLDAGLKDRVLGLDTVWIDESKVVVPGLKNSIHIFQVSEKEPVGTLYGHSNTITSLAYYKELHLLASGSDDNDIRIWRSNSLNSAQLLQGHTQPILSLDWLPTNEKFKNPDLSKLVILISTSMDGSIRVWDVYKGDTVMFSLNENGVPFVCSKISPDKTKIVTGDLDGSIKIWSINYQSLEQFLSEHKLDASNTGTNIQSIECVAEYEPNTSKKEEPDENDILIDDDVDEKQQSGNDLEDDKQIFITSLSWNKNGSLLSVSYSNIDSVVIKVDQL; this is encoded by the coding sequence ATGACTCTAACCAGCCAGGAGGTTAACTATCTAATATGGCGATATTTCCAAGAGGTTGGGTTAGAGCTTTCGGCCTATGCCCTTGATGATGAGACGAAAATTCACGAATTGGATGAATTATATAAGAATAAAATTCCAATTGGAAGTTTAGTTAACTTCATCCAGAAGGGAATTCTTTACACAATGAAAGAAGGTGAAGTGCTGGAGTCTAAGAGCAGTTTGCACGAGTTTGCAAAAGAACTGAATCTATTAAGCTCTATAAAACACACAAACACAGAAATAGTTCCACCGTCAACTAATACGACTGACAACAACAGCTGTTTTACCCGAGTGTTGAAAAGCTTATTTACATATCCCTCGTCGATGCATAGCTCCTTCAACCCCTCTTCAGAGAAAGTTTTGGCTTGGGGTGAAAGGAAAAGTAAAAGTGTCATATGTGTGATAAACGATCAATCTCAAATAAAGATTGATGTTGAGCATTATGTTAtagagaatgaaaaaggTAATGATATCACACTTGTTTCATGGTCTCGTTTGGGTGATTCACTGTTAACATGTTGTGAAAATGGCGAGATCAGAATGTGGGAAGCTGACGGCAAGATAAAGATGGTTTTGCATAACCATGCATCGCCTATTGTGCATGTGTCATGGTCACCAGATTCTCGTTCATTCCTCACTTTAGATAGCGATAATGTTGTCATCATATGGGATTCATTCACCGGCAAAGCTCGCCAAGTTTTGGATGCTGGTCTCAAAGATAGAGTATTAGGGCTGGATACCGTGTGGATCGACGAATCCAAGGTTGTTGTTCCTGGACTAAAGAACTCAATtcatatttttcaagtatcAGAGAAAGAGCCTGTGGGAACACTATATGGTCATTCCAACACAATCACAAGCTTAGCATATTACAAAGAATTGCATCTTCTTGCATCTGGCTCAGATGACAACGATATTAGAATATGGCGAAGCAATTCGTTAAACTCCGCCCAATTGTTGCAAGGTCATACCCAGCCTATCTTGTCACTTGATTGGCTTCCcacaaatgaaaaatttaaGAACCCAGATCTCTCCAAGCTAGTAATTTTAATATCAACCTCAATGGATGGCTCCATTAGAGTTTGGGATGTCTACAAAGGTGATACTGTAATGTTCTCTTTAAATGAAAATGGGGTGCCGTTTGTTTGCAGCAAGATTTCTCCTGACAAAACTAAGATTGTTACTGGTGACTTGGATGGGAGCATAAAGATATGGTCCATTAACtatcaaagtttggaaCAATTCCTATCTGAACATAAACTTGATGCATCCAACACTGGTACCAACattcaatcaattgaatgTGTGGCCGAATACGAACCTAATacttccaagaaagaagagcCAGATGAGAACGATATACTCATCGACGACGATGTAGACGAAAAACAACAAAGTGGAAACGATTTAGAGGACGACAAACAGATATTTATTACCAGTTTATCGTGGAACAAGAATGGTTCCTTACTTTCAGTATCGTATTCCAATATTGACAGTGTTGTCATCAAGGTAGACCAGTTATAA